Proteins from a genomic interval of Capsicum annuum cultivar UCD-10X-F1 chromosome 4, UCD10Xv1.1, whole genome shotgun sequence:
- the LOC107852481 gene encoding metallothionein-like protein type 2, whose translation MSCCGGSCGCGSSCNCGSGCGACGMYPDVEKSATFTIIQGVAPMTNYGSVGEKAAGEGGNACKGGSNRTCDPCNC comes from the exons ATGTCTTGCTGTGGTGGAAGTTGTGGCTGCGGATCTAGCTGCAACTGCGGCAGTGGCTGTGGAGC ATGTGGAATGTACCCCGACGTGGAGAAATCTGCTACCTTTACTATCATTCAAGGTGTTGCACCTATGACCAA CTATGGAAGCGTTGGGGAGAAAGCAGCAGGAGAAGGTGGAAATGCGTGCAAAGGTGGATCAAACAGAACTTGTGATCCTTGCAATTGTTAA